caGAGTGCCTCTTTCCAGTCCTTATTCCCTGTTAACTTTGGGGTAAATGCTTGCCATGTTACAGTTTTGTATCAGAGTATCTATGGTACATCTTCATTTATTTACAGCTTTATTGAATAAATTGTGTAATTGCACTATAAATTGATACATTGTAGGTATACAATTCAGCTAGTTTTAGCAAATTTCTGTGGTTGTACAGACTTCACCCCAGTTCAGTTTTAGACACTTCTGTGCCCCCAAAAGTTGCCTTGTGCCCTTGTGTTTATTATCAGCCTGTGCTCCCACCCTTGGCTTAAGTCAGCcgctgatctgctttctgtctctgtagatttgcctttTTGAAGAATTTCTCATAACTGGGATTGTATTTTCTTATATGTCATACATCATTGAGGTCACATTTCtcactatttttttccttctttttcttgtgtaGTGGACGCCTGGACTTTAGCCTTTTCTCCTGATTCCCAGtatctggccacaggaactcatGTGGGGAAAGTGAACATTTTTGGTGTGGAAAGTGGGAAAAAGGAGTACTCTTTGGACACAAGAGGAAAATTCATCCTTAGTATTGCTTATGTAAGGAAACATGGctctctcctgcccctccttCTTTGTTTATTCTCCCAGCCTGTTGTGTGCCCTGGTGTACATTCTGTGTTGGGCTTGTCAGGCAGCTGTTGTCTCGCTGGTGTGGTTTGCCAGCCAGCCAATTCGGCCTGTAGCTGCAAATCTGCTTGTTTGTTGGGAATGACTTAACAACATGGAGTCTGGAATGTTCTCTGTACGTTCTGTGCACAGAGTCCTGATGGGAAGTATCTGGCCAGCGGAGCCATAGATGGAATCATCAATATTTTTGATATTGCCACAGGAAAACTCCTGCACACGCTGGAAGGTACAGCTTGTCATTTTATCCTATGCAGACTGGGTTGTCCTCTCGCAAAGGAGGGATTATTTTCACTGAAATGCGATTTAATGTCAGCTGAGCGCTAGGTTTGCGAATTCCCAGTCTCGGGGAGAGCTGCAGTGCCTCCAAGTGCTCGCTGTGGCTGTCAGGGTGGCCTAGACGTGGGTGCGCCTTGCAATGGCACAGACTCATTTGGCTGAATGGTTACCTTAGCTATAGGAGTTTCTCATCTTTGTCACGTTTGGGCCTGAAGACCTGTGTGATTGGAAAACAGCACTTTTTTTTGATAATATGCAGGTAGATGAAGTTCTGTGGCCACCCTCTGTGCTGGTGGCCTCTGTGCAGGACTGGGTGCTGCGAACAGGGTGGCAGGGAAACAGTTCATTTGTACTGTTCTGAATTCTCACCAAGTGAAAATACTATCTCCTCAGTTTATCATTCACCCTACAACAAAGGGTTCGGTAGGGAAGTAGCCCCCTGTTTGCTCGGTCTCACAGATGAGGAGCAAGTGTATTTCCATGTTTGGCCACATCTATAGCAGAGGAGTTTTTTCTGAGCAACATGTGCTGAGCTCCACCTGGTCAGGGAAGGAAACAGGAGAAATGGCTCAGGGTTACATGGATGTTTCTAGAACATCAGGAACAAGGGTCTGGTCAATGCCCCCCCTCTCTGACTGAAGCCTCTGTTGAGTGCAACTCAGTAACATAGGGCCATTAGAAGAAATGTGGTGGGAAGCCCATCTGAGGATGGTCAGGTGGCAGTGAATTGCCAGGTTAACAAGAACCTTTGTGCATTTCAGGCCATGCTATGCCCATTCGTTCCTTGACCTTTTCCCCAGATTCTCAGCTCCTCGTCACTGCTTCAGATGACGGCTACATCAAGATCTATGATGTGTGAGTTGCCTGGTGAGATCCCAGGCTTCCTACTTTGTCTCTCgtgttgtggggggggggggtcctagCTGGGGTGCTGCTCCTCAAGGGCAGCAAAGGCCTGTGTCTACTCCCATCAGATACTTTGTCCCCTAGTCTTTCCTTCCCCATCAATGAACTTAGAATGTCACAGAGGAAGTCGTGCCTGGATGACCTGCTACAGTCAGACACTTGTGACATTTTGTCCGGCCTTGTGTGCCTTGTGGGGGCTGCTGACTTCAGGTTCTTGGGGTAGGCAGGTGGTGTACAGGTGAGGAGGTGGAGCCACGAGCTGTAGCTGGCACAAAGTGATGGTGAAGAGTCAGCACATGGCTTTCCAGGGGCGGCGCTGCCCCCACAGGCACGCCTGCCCGCTTAGGGAGCTGTTGGGGCTACAGCCACCTTGCAGTGGGTCTCTGATGAGGAGCCGTTGGCGGTCGGTGTTCGACCACAGCATTTGCTGCGGCTCACAGCTATCTGTCACTGTGAGCCTGTGCAGGCCCCTCTCTTGTTCCCATTCTTAgtccccactcctgcccccacCAAGGTCTCCGTACAGGGTGCTTGCTCTGTGTCCTTGATACTCTGACCCGGCACTGATGTCAGtgtgcc
This genomic interval from Manis javanica isolate MJ-LG chromosome 18, MJ_LKY, whole genome shotgun sequence contains the following:
- the SKIC8 gene encoding superkiller complex protein 8 isoform X4 — translated: MTNQYSILFKQEQVDAWTLAFSPDSQYLATGTHVGKVNIFGVESGKKEYSLDTRGKFILSIAYSPDGKYLASGAIDGIINIFDIATGKLLHTLEGHAMPIRSLTFSPDSQLLVTASDDGYIKIYDVQHASLAGTLSGHASWVLNVAFCPDDTHFVSSSSDKSVKVWDVGTRTCVHTFFDHQDQVWGVKYNGNGSKIVSVGDDQEIHIYDCPL